A window from Deltaproteobacteria bacterium encodes these proteins:
- a CDS encoding efflux RND transporter periplasmic adaptor subunit codes for MDGMLQRTAPQSNRTAIPAAAPGVRAPRRRLAWALAVLASLVLVGSLAAVKAMQIRAAIAYGKSFPEPSEAVIAAVAERRSITPTATAIGELQAMNIVDLRIERAGVLRAVAFRSGDEVAAGAVLVEVDVAEEQADLAAARVDAGRAEREARRQASLQAEGVAAQRELDDVEAKAAAARARVAALETAIRRKTIRAPFAGRVGITDLKPGQYVSEGDLVTRIVGADDEMYVDFALPQAAALDFDAQTPVTVAIGRDTIEAHVVAREPAIDAASRSLSFRAVIRKSGREFPAGSLVTVTAPIGKPREEVVIPRTALVRSPYGDTVYRIDDIDGETRARAVIVQVGDIIGSGDLVVRSGLAPGVRIAADGVFKLRDGALVTAVEPGVRSGQANANQ; via the coding sequence ATGGACGGAATGCTCCAGCGCACCGCGCCCCAGTCGAACCGCACCGCGATCCCCGCGGCGGCACCGGGCGTTCGCGCGCCTCGGCGACGTCTGGCGTGGGCGCTCGCCGTACTCGCATCCCTCGTGCTGGTCGGAAGCCTCGCGGCCGTCAAGGCCATGCAGATTCGAGCGGCGATCGCCTACGGCAAGAGCTTTCCCGAACCGTCGGAAGCGGTGATCGCGGCTGTCGCCGAGCGGCGATCGATCACACCCACCGCGACCGCGATCGGCGAGCTCCAGGCGATGAACATCGTCGACCTCCGCATCGAGCGCGCCGGTGTCCTCCGCGCCGTCGCCTTTCGATCCGGTGACGAGGTGGCCGCCGGTGCCGTGCTCGTCGAGGTCGACGTCGCCGAGGAGCAGGCCGATCTCGCCGCGGCCCGCGTCGACGCCGGCCGCGCCGAGCGCGAGGCCCGCAGGCAGGCGAGCCTCCAGGCGGAAGGTGTCGCGGCGCAGCGCGAGCTCGACGACGTCGAAGCGAAGGCGGCCGCGGCGCGCGCCCGCGTCGCGGCGCTCGAGACCGCGATCCGCCGGAAGACGATTCGCGCGCCGTTCGCCGGGCGAGTCGGCATCACCGACCTCAAGCCCGGCCAGTACGTATCGGAAGGCGATCTCGTGACCCGCATCGTCGGCGCCGACGACGAGATGTACGTCGACTTCGCGCTTCCCCAGGCCGCGGCCCTCGACTTCGACGCGCAGACGCCGGTCACCGTCGCGATCGGCCGGGACACGATCGAGGCGCACGTCGTCGCGCGCGAGCCGGCGATCGACGCCGCCTCGCGCAGCCTCTCTTTCCGCGCGGTCATCCGGAAATCCGGACGGGAGTTTCCGGCCGGCAGCCTCGTCACGGTCACCGCGCCGATCGGCAAACCGCGCGAGGAAGTCGTGATCCCGCGCACGGCGCTCGTGCGGAGCCCGTACGGCGACACCGTCTATCGGATCGACGACATCGACGGTGAGACGCGCGCTCGAGCCGTGATCGTGCAGGTGGGCGACATCATCGGATCCGGCGACCTCGTCGTCCGATCGGGGCTCGCGCCCGGCGTGCGGATCGCGGCCGACGGCGTCTTCAAGCTGCGCGACGGCGCCCTCGTCACGGCCGTCGAGCCCGGCGTGCGCAGCGGGCAGGCCAACGCGAATCAATGA